One part of the Oncorhynchus kisutch isolate 150728-3 linkage group LG22, Okis_V2, whole genome shotgun sequence genome encodes these proteins:
- the nox5 gene encoding NADPH oxidase 5 has product MSLDEDARWLEWVTKQFESIAGEDKEIDLEEFKTALKVKESFFAERFFALFDSDGSKTISLDELLEALDLLIHGSETDKLRFLFQVYDVDGSGSIDPDELRTVLKSCLRESAISLPEEKLDDLTLALFESADKDNSGSITFEELKAELENFPEVMENLTISAANWLKPPGLEQKKGRHTPRYLTPAYWHNNSRKLLFLCAYTCLNLLLFITAMLKNAEGGFWYMVAKGCGQCLNFNCTFVMVLMLRRCLTWLRATWVVRVLPLDQNILLHQMVGYAIVTFSTVHTTAHFMNFVHLSQNSSYSLWEHLFTTRPGIGWVQGSASLTGMVLQIMICLMVVCSSTFVRRSGHFEVFYWSHLSYVWVWALLVVHCANFWKWFVVPGVIFLLEKLVGVAVSHMGGLYIVEVNLLPSKVTHLVIKRPQFFHFKPGDYVYINIPDIAKYEWHPFTISSAPEQPDTLWLHIRSMGQWTNRLYEYFRQPDSQVVSTKRLSASLKDRRHQRRAQEELFKCANCNGTVASNEDDAIELTLYRQNGCRPGPGPCPGPGPQGPNPDQQNQAERGEGPPLRETTAKLSENHRFCNVKCFVDGPYGTPTRQIFASEHAVLIGAGIGITPFASILQSIMYHYRMRKQNCPNCSYSWCENIKDSEMKLRKVDFIWINRDQKSFEWFVSLLTKLEMDQADEEPEGRFLEMHMYMTSALSKNDMKAIGLQMALDLLAKKEKRDSITGLRTRTQPGRPEWGKVFQKVAEEKKGKVHVFYCGAPALAKLIKAQCEHFGFNFYKENF; this is encoded by the exons ATGAGTCTGGATGAGGATGCACGCTGGCTGGAGTGGGTCACCAAGCAGTTTGAGAGCATCGCGGGAGAAGACAAAGAAATTGACCTGGAGGAGTTCAAAACGGCCCTCAAGGTCAAGGAG tCTTTCTTTGCGGAGCGGTTCTTTGCGCTGTTTGACTCTGACGGTAGCAAAACCATCAGTCTGGATGAgctgctggaggctctggacctgCTGATCCATGGCAGCGAGACGGACAAGCTCCGCTTCCTCTTCCAGGTCTATGACGTCGATG GCAGTGGCTCGATTGACCCAGACGAGCTGCGCACGGTGCTCAAGTCGTGCCTGCGCGAGAGCGCCATCTCCCTGCCAGAGGAGAAGCTGGACGACCTGACCCTGGCTCTGTTCGAGTCGGCTGACAAGGACAACAGCGGCTCCATCACCTTCGAGGAGCTCAAGGCCGAGCTGGAGAACTTCCCCGAGGTTATGGAGAACCTCACCATCAG TGCTGCCAACTGGCTGAAGCCTCCCGGCCTGGAGCAGAAGAAGGGGCGGCATACCCCGCGCTACCTGACTCCGGCGTACTGGCACAACAACAGCCGGAAGCTCCTCTTTCTGTGCGCCTACACTTGCCTCAACCTGCTGCTGTTCATCACCGCCATGCTGAAGAACGCAGAGGGGGGATTCTGGTACATGGTGGCCAAGGGCTGCGGCCAGTGCCTCAACTTTAACTGTACCTTTGTCATG GTGCTAATGCTGCGGCGCTGTTTGACCTGGCTGCGGGCCACTTGGGTGGTGAGGGTGCTGCCTCTGGACCAGAACATCCTGCTGCATCAGATGGTGGGCTACGCCATTGTCACATTCTCCACCGTGCACACCACTGCCCACTTCATGAACTTTG TACACCTATCTCAGAACAGCAGCTACAGCCTGTGGGAGCACCTTTTCACTACTCGGCCAGGGATTGGCTGGGTGCAGGGCTCTGCATCCCTTACCGGCATGGTGCTACAGATCATGATCTGTCTAATGGTGGTCTGTTCCAGCACCTTTGTCCGCCGCAGCGGACATTTTGAG GTGTTCTACTGGTCCCACCTGTCCTATGTGTGGGTGTGGGCTTTGCTGGTGGTGCACTGTGCCAACTTCTGGAAGTGGTTTGTGGTGCCTGGTGTGATCTTCCTGCTGGAGAAACTAGTGGGCGTTGCTGTTTCTCACATGGGAGGCCTCTACATCGTGGAGGTCAACCTGCTGCCATCTAAG GTGACCCATCTGGTAATCAAGCGGCCCCAGTTTTTCCACTTCAAACCAGGGGACTATGTTTACATCAACATTCCAGACATCGCAAAGTATGAGTGGCATCCTTTCACCATCAGCAGTGCCCCAGAGCAGCCag ATACTCTGTGGTTGCATATCCGCTCCATGGGCCAGTGGACCAATCGTCTGTATGAGTACTTcaggcagccagacagccagGTGGTCAGCACCAAGAGACTGAGCGCCAGCCTGAAGGACAGACGGCACCAGAGGAGGGCCCAG GAGGAGCTGTTTAAATGTGCGAACTGCAACGGGACGGTGGCCTCCAACGAGGACGATGCCATCGAGCTAACACTGTATCGACAAAACGGGTGTAGACCAGGGCCAGGACCATGCCCAGGACCAGGGCCACAGGGGCCCAACCCAGACCAGCAGAAccaagcagagagaggagaaggcccCCCGCTCAGAGAG ACCACAGCCAAGCTTAGTGAAAACCACAGGTTCTGCAACGTCAAA tgctTCGTGGATgggccctatgggactccgacGAGACAGATCTTTGCCTCTGAACACGCGGTGTTAATCGGTGCCGGTATTGGGATCACGCCGTTCGCCTCCATCTTACAGAGCATCATGTACCA CTATCGCATGAGGAAACAGAACTGTCCCAACTGCAGCTACTCGTGGTGTGAGAACATCAAGGACAGTGAGATGAAACTGAGGAAG GTTGACTTTATCTGGATCAACAGAGACCAGAAATCATTTGAGTGGTTTGTGAGTCTCCTGACCAAACTGGAGATGGATCAGGCTGACGAAGAGCCAGAGG GCCGCTTCTTGGAGATGCACATGTACATGACCTCTGCCCTCAGCAAGAATGACATGAAGGCCATCGGCCTGCAGATGGCACTAGACCTCCTGGCCAAGAAGGAAAAGAGGGATTCCATCACTGGCCTTCGCACCCGCACACAGCCAGGGAGGCCAGAGTGGGGGAAG GTGTTCCAGAAAGTggcagaggagaagaaagggaagGTTCATGTGTTCTACTGTGGAGCCCCTGCACTGGCTAAACTCATCAAGGCCCAGTGTGAGCACTTTGGATTCAACTTCTACAAGGAGAACTTTTGA